In Akkermansiaceae bacterium, a single genomic region encodes these proteins:
- a CDS encoding (deoxy)nucleoside triphosphate pyrophosphohydrolase produces the protein MDGTGGIQREIDVVCGVILDQEGRYLVCRRPEGKHLGGLWEFPGGKVDAGEMPDAALERELEEELWIKVEVGERLRDVRWDYGGVVVRLMPFLCKIRSGQPRPLEHSEVRWITLGEAGDLDWAPADTPILEELALREFEA, from the coding sequence ATGGACGGCACGGGAGGAATCCAGCGGGAAATCGATGTGGTCTGCGGGGTGATCCTGGATCAGGAAGGGCGCTACCTCGTGTGCCGGCGACCGGAGGGAAAGCATCTCGGGGGGCTGTGGGAGTTTCCCGGGGGAAAAGTGGATGCGGGCGAAATGCCCGATGCCGCGCTGGAGAGGGAGCTGGAAGAAGAGTTGTGGATCAAGGTGGAAGTGGGTGAGCGTCTGCGCGACGTCCGCTGGGACTATGGGGGGGTGGTGGTCCGGTTGATGCCTTTTTTATGTAAAATACGTTCAGGGCAGCCGCGGCCCCTTGAGCATTCCGAGGTTCGCTGGATTACTCTCGGGGAGGCCGGGGATCTGGATTGGGCGCCGGCTGACACGCCTATTCTGGAGGAATTGGCATTGAGGGAGTTCGAGGCTTAA
- a CDS encoding DUF1549 domain-containing protein produces MKCPRFTVAAIISVVTAFIPVASAAPAKPQDDPAFLKKAALQVDQHIAAFYRRQNLPVPGVTDDATFLRRAFLVAIGRIPSAEEAIDFMEMEDATKREELVAYLLSSPGYTSHMTNWAYDLLRIVDRRDGVDATIAPYRFWVRNAVEKNMPWSEMTTRLLASEGNGWDPETAAVGYYTRDRGMPLDNISNSMRVFLGSHMECAQCHDDPFGKTERHDFYQLAAFTNGQGEINKDAMGPLYRELQDGEKYQTEEYYIAEILWDQVYGNSLSGGGRGAIALPGDYQYRDGKPGEMVGAKTPFGKSVRMSEKGSKHNGRQEFADWVVNKTGPQFPSLIANRMWKRVMGSGVYEPVDEYIEPAKTQHPELMNYLGSLMVQLNYDLKAFQHVLLLTRTFQFGTNPKNSIVETGDDFHGRKIARLSSEQIWDSLITLAGGIPDDQAPRTLDNRIHLRGRPVLVGKKNMIELSKEVLAIDSDKDMRAYFNNLVKEIRSDKNSETPAKKGDSMMSMGSEVVSYNKDARVRASELPSPAPRDHFLYLFGQSDRMVVEGASKEPNVGQVLSLMNGFVQRQLVNNSSAHLYKSLEGTKSDAEKIRRLYLAILSRPPSEEEMGWMQEEVKAQGEEGYRNIVSSLVMSSEFLFLQ; encoded by the coding sequence ATGAAATGTCCCCGCTTCACCGTTGCCGCGATCATCTCGGTCGTCACGGCGTTTATTCCAGTGGCTTCCGCTGCTCCGGCAAAGCCTCAGGATGATCCTGCTTTCCTGAAGAAAGCGGCTCTCCAAGTTGACCAGCACATCGCCGCGTTCTACCGCCGTCAGAACCTTCCGGTGCCAGGTGTGACGGATGACGCCACGTTCCTGCGGCGCGCTTTCCTTGTCGCCATCGGTCGCATTCCGAGTGCGGAGGAAGCGATTGATTTCATGGAGATGGAGGACGCCACCAAGCGCGAGGAGCTGGTGGCCTACCTGCTTTCCTCCCCTGGCTATACCAGCCACATGACGAACTGGGCGTACGACCTCCTGCGCATCGTTGACCGCCGTGACGGTGTGGACGCGACCATCGCGCCTTACCGCTTCTGGGTCCGCAACGCGGTGGAGAAGAACATGCCGTGGAGTGAGATGACCACCCGCCTGCTGGCCTCCGAAGGCAACGGTTGGGATCCTGAGACGGCCGCTGTCGGCTATTACACCCGTGACCGGGGCATGCCGCTGGACAACATTTCGAACTCGATGCGTGTTTTCCTCGGCTCCCACATGGAGTGCGCGCAGTGCCATGACGATCCGTTCGGTAAGACCGAGCGTCATGATTTCTACCAGCTCGCCGCTTTCACCAACGGCCAGGGCGAGATCAACAAGGACGCCATGGGTCCGCTTTACCGCGAGCTTCAGGATGGTGAGAAATACCAGACCGAAGAATACTACATCGCCGAGATCCTCTGGGACCAGGTCTATGGAAATTCCCTCTCAGGCGGTGGCCGGGGTGCCATCGCGCTGCCGGGCGACTACCAGTACCGGGATGGCAAGCCGGGCGAGATGGTGGGTGCGAAGACTCCCTTCGGCAAGTCGGTGCGCATGTCTGAAAAAGGCAGCAAGCACAACGGCCGCCAGGAATTCGCGGATTGGGTGGTCAACAAGACCGGCCCGCAGTTCCCCTCCCTCATCGCCAACCGCATGTGGAAGCGCGTGATGGGCAGCGGTGTCTATGAGCCGGTGGACGAATACATCGAGCCTGCCAAGACCCAGCATCCGGAACTGATGAACTATCTGGGCAGCCTGATGGTGCAGCTCAACTACGATCTCAAAGCCTTCCAGCATGTGCTGCTGCTCACCCGGACCTTCCAGTTCGGCACGAATCCGAAGAACTCCATCGTCGAAACCGGGGATGACTTCCACGGCCGCAAGATCGCCCGCCTTTCTTCCGAGCAGATCTGGGACTCCCTCATCACCCTCGCCGGTGGTATTCCTGACGACCAGGCTCCGCGGACCCTGGACAACCGCATCCACCTGCGCGGCAGGCCGGTCTTGGTCGGCAAGAAGAACATGATCGAGCTCTCCAAAGAAGTGCTGGCGATTGATTCCGACAAGGACATGCGCGCCTACTTCAACAACCTGGTGAAGGAGATCCGCAGCGACAAGAACTCCGAAACGCCCGCCAAGAAAGGTGACTCCATGATGTCGATGGGCAGTGAGGTCGTCAGCTACAACAAGGACGCCCGCGTGCGTGCCTCCGAGCTGCCTTCCCCCGCCCCGCGCGACCACTTCCTCTATCTCTTCGGCCAGTCCGACCGGATGGTGGTGGAAGGTGCCAGCAAGGAGCCGAACGTCGGCCAGGTGCTCTCCCTCATGAACGGCTTCGTCCAGCGCCAGTTGGTCAACAACTCCAGCGCCCACCTCTACAAGAGCCTGGAAGGCACGAAGTCGGACGCGGAGAAGATCCGCCGTCTCTACCTCGCTATCCTCAGCCGTCCGCCGTCCGAAGAGGAAATGGGCTGGATGCAGGAGGAAGTGAAGGCTCAAGGCGAGGAAGGCTACCGCAACATTGTCTCTTCCCTCGTGATGTCCTCCGAGTTCCTGTTCCTCCAATAA
- a CDS encoding DUF1501 domain-containing protein, with protein MNPFNKADELTRRHFMANAARAYLGVHLLPMMGSTIASAAPAGAGASAAKAKHVIYLYMSGGMSHVDTYDVKEKKDIMGKTEAIKTKADGVQIGNWLPKTAEVMDKVCVINSMKSTQGAHEQGTYVMHTSYNMLGTIRHPSLGSWVTRLGGRLHPELPPFVAINASPEYTGGGFFGAKYAAAPIGSPEAGLQDSHRASGVSEEDFSRRLTLADRMNQKFHEKYPNQDVKAYEELYREAINLMNSKDLKAFDLSEESSETRALYGTGRFAQGCLLARRLVQHDVRFVEIQLGGWDTHYDNFAGVEGRCKEFDQAYSALIKDLEATGKLKDTLVVVATEFGRTPEIKTEHQGGRDHHPGAFTCTLAGAGIKGGMKYGSTDKEGKKVSELPVSPQDFNATIAYALGLPHDLVLMSPSKRPFRIAGPDAAKATPITSIFA; from the coding sequence ATGAATCCGTTCAACAAAGCAGATGAGCTGACCCGCCGCCACTTCATGGCGAATGCCGCACGTGCCTACCTCGGCGTCCATCTTCTTCCGATGATGGGCAGCACGATCGCTTCCGCCGCACCCGCCGGTGCCGGTGCCTCCGCTGCGAAAGCGAAGCATGTCATCTACCTCTACATGAGTGGTGGCATGAGCCACGTTGACACCTATGACGTGAAGGAGAAGAAGGACATCATGGGCAAGACCGAGGCCATCAAGACGAAGGCTGACGGCGTCCAGATCGGAAACTGGCTTCCGAAGACCGCCGAGGTCATGGACAAGGTCTGCGTCATCAACTCGATGAAGTCCACCCAGGGCGCGCACGAACAGGGAACCTACGTGATGCACACGAGCTACAACATGCTCGGCACCATCCGCCACCCTTCCCTGGGTTCCTGGGTGACCCGCCTCGGCGGACGCCTCCATCCGGAGCTTCCTCCGTTCGTGGCGATCAACGCTTCCCCGGAGTACACCGGCGGCGGATTCTTCGGCGCGAAGTACGCCGCTGCTCCGATCGGCAGCCCGGAAGCCGGCCTGCAGGATTCCCACCGCGCCAGCGGCGTTTCGGAGGAGGACTTCTCCCGCCGTCTGACGCTCGCGGACAGGATGAACCAGAAGTTCCACGAAAAGTATCCCAACCAGGACGTGAAGGCCTATGAGGAACTTTACCGCGAGGCGATCAACCTGATGAACTCGAAGGACCTGAAGGCCTTCGACCTCAGCGAGGAATCCTCCGAAACCCGTGCCCTTTACGGCACCGGTCGTTTCGCCCAGGGTTGCCTTCTCGCCCGCCGTCTCGTCCAGCACGACGTCCGCTTCGTCGAAATCCAGCTCGGCGGCTGGGACACCCACTATGACAACTTCGCGGGTGTCGAAGGACGCTGCAAGGAGTTCGACCAAGCCTACTCCGCTCTCATCAAGGACCTGGAAGCCACCGGCAAACTCAAGGACACGCTCGTCGTCGTCGCCACCGAGTTCGGCCGGACCCCGGAGATCAAGACGGAGCACCAGGGCGGACGCGACCACCACCCGGGCGCATTCACCTGCACGCTCGCAGGTGCCGGCATCAAGGGCGGCATGAAGTATGGTTCCACCGACAAGGAAGGCAAAAAGGTCTCCGAACTGCCGGTTTCCCCGCAGGACTTCAATGCCACCATCGCCTACGCCCTCGGCCTGCCGCACGATCTGGTGCTCATGTCCCCGAGCAAGCGTCCGTTCCGCATCGCCGGTCCGGATGCCGCCAAGGCGACGCCGATCACCTCGATCTTCGCCTGA
- the cimA gene encoding citramalate synthase, producing MSAKSVFLYDTTLRDGTQGEGFQLSGLDKLRIAQRLDAFGVDYIEGGWPGSNPKDVEFFQEAKKLELKHAKLAAFGSTRRANTPVEEDPQVALLLAAETPVVTIFGKSWEMQVTEVLRTTVEENRAMIRDTVAYLVKHGREVVYDAEHFFDGYKDSPEHALAAIEAAAEGGASCLVLCDTNGGTLPTEVEEICAAVKARIPNTPFGIHTHNDCELAVANAVAAVKAGGTQVQGTINGYGERTGNCNLTSVIPILQLKMGIEVVPQLDKLQDLSYFVDDVSNNPHFARAPFVGRTAFAHKGGMHVNAVQKLARSYEHIVPESVGNARNILVSELSGQSNILLKAERLGIPLEKGSKEASAILKNVKELENEGYSFEAAGGSLEILIRRELGQYTKPFDLTEYHTSFRQYRDGHPPVCEATVKLAVNGTPELTVAEGHGVVNALDLALRKALLPFYPEIAEVSLVDYKVRILDGHDATAAKTRVLIVSTDGHRNWGTVGVSDNIIEASWLALVDGIDLFLQRRKGSN from the coding sequence ATGAGCGCCAAATCCGTATTCCTCTATGACACCACCCTGCGTGACGGCACGCAGGGCGAAGGGTTCCAACTGTCCGGACTCGACAAGCTCCGGATCGCCCAGCGCCTGGACGCGTTCGGCGTGGACTACATCGAAGGCGGCTGGCCGGGTTCCAACCCGAAGGACGTCGAGTTTTTCCAGGAGGCGAAGAAACTGGAACTGAAGCACGCGAAGCTCGCCGCTTTCGGCTCCACCCGCCGTGCGAATACCCCCGTGGAGGAAGATCCACAGGTCGCCCTGCTGCTGGCGGCGGAGACGCCCGTCGTCACCATCTTCGGCAAGAGCTGGGAGATGCAAGTCACCGAGGTGCTGCGCACCACCGTGGAGGAAAACCGCGCCATGATCCGCGACACCGTCGCCTATCTGGTGAAGCACGGCCGCGAGGTGGTCTATGACGCGGAGCATTTCTTCGACGGCTACAAGGACTCCCCGGAGCACGCCCTCGCCGCCATCGAAGCGGCGGCGGAAGGCGGTGCCTCCTGCCTGGTGCTCTGTGACACCAACGGCGGCACCCTGCCCACCGAGGTCGAGGAAATCTGCGCCGCGGTGAAGGCCCGCATCCCCAACACCCCCTTCGGCATCCACACCCACAACGACTGCGAACTGGCCGTCGCCAACGCCGTCGCCGCGGTGAAAGCGGGCGGCACCCAGGTCCAGGGCACCATCAACGGCTACGGGGAGCGCACCGGCAACTGCAACCTCACCTCCGTCATCCCCATCCTCCAACTGAAGATGGGCATCGAGGTCGTCCCACAGCTCGACAAGCTGCAGGACCTTTCCTACTTCGTCGATGACGTCTCGAACAACCCGCACTTCGCCCGCGCGCCGTTCGTCGGACGCACCGCCTTCGCGCACAAGGGCGGCATGCACGTGAACGCCGTGCAGAAGCTGGCACGCAGCTACGAGCACATCGTCCCGGAAAGCGTCGGCAACGCGCGGAACATCCTGGTTTCCGAGCTCAGCGGCCAGTCGAACATCCTGCTGAAGGCGGAGCGTCTCGGCATCCCGCTTGAGAAGGGTTCCAAGGAAGCGTCCGCCATCCTGAAAAATGTCAAGGAACTGGAGAACGAAGGCTACTCCTTCGAGGCCGCGGGCGGCTCCCTGGAGATCCTCATCCGCCGCGAACTCGGCCAATACACGAAGCCCTTCGACCTCACCGAATATCACACCAGCTTCCGCCAATATCGTGACGGCCACCCGCCGGTCTGCGAGGCGACCGTGAAGCTGGCCGTCAATGGCACGCCGGAACTCACCGTCGCGGAAGGCCATGGCGTGGTGAACGCCCTGGACCTGGCCCTGCGCAAGGCCCTTCTCCCCTTCTACCCGGAAATCGCGGAAGTCTCCCTGGTGGACTACAAGGTCCGCATCCTGGACGGACACGACGCCACCGCCGCGAAGACCCGCGTGCTCATCGTCTCCACCGACGGCCACCGGAACTGGGGTACCGTCGGCGTGTCCGACAACATCATCGAGGCAAGCTGGCTCGCGCTGGTGGACGGCATCGACCTGTTCCTGCAACGCCGCAAAGGCTCCAACTGA
- a CDS encoding CPXCG motif-containing cysteine-rich protein — translation MNSAVPVWISVLVRRLRFGSGAGDMEMAEVTCPTCFETFAVAVPHPDEMPTEVDYDCEVCCRPMTIVFTEDEVYARGLGE, via the coding sequence ATGAATTCCGCGGTCCCAGTCTGGATTTCCGTGCTTGTCCGCCGCCTCCGTTTCGGGTCCGGTGCGGGTGATATGGAAATGGCCGAAGTGACCTGCCCTACTTGTTTTGAGACATTCGCAGTCGCCGTCCCTCACCCGGACGAGATGCCGACCGAAGTGGACTACGATTGCGAGGTCTGCTGCCGGCCGATGACGATCGTTTTCACGGAAGACGAGGTGTACGCCCGCGGACTGGGGGAGTGA
- a CDS encoding HEAT repeat domain-containing protein produces MSPRHLILFLPGIALAAPETFPAANGLTRTLVAKEPLLKNPVSVTVDVDGTVYVTETARRKAADLDIREFTQWITDDLSHTSVEQKQAFFRKQLDGKNFQDHVSLKDHNKDGVVDAKDLTAISEKIIKFTDKDGDGVMDSSETFAEDFNTEVTGIAAGVFAWRGDVYSTIAPDVWKLRDTDGDGKADKRESIAHGFGLHIAYAGHDMHGLTWGPDGKLYWSIGDKGTNVMSKEGKRWSAPHEGAVLRCNPDGTEFEIYARGLRNCQEFAFDDHGNMFGVDNDADMKGERERFVYITEGSDTGWRCYYQYRKSGEYQPWLAESIAIPTGPFQPAYITPTLASYGDGPAGFAYNPGTALSDRYKGSFFTSEFPKGEIQAFKVEENGASFRMTDAHTVVKGPMIIGINFGPDGALYGADWAGGYPLKEKGAVWKLDDTTVKDSAIRKEVAAFLKAGPSDVTTPDLVKRLSHADQRVRLDAQWELAKRKAIPELKAVANNADSPRIAVIHALWGLAQTKTFDAAIFKTLATGKDAELRAQAAKWAGESAQEAQPLLTELLKDSSSRVRAFSANAIGKLKMDAALDAVVAMLAENDGRDVYLRQAGVMALSGMDPDKVAAKTLTHASTAVRVAAAVAFRRTSSPHAAGLLGDKEAAVASEAARAIYDEPGISAAMPALAALISTNPAAEAPAARRSIAANRRLADAASAERLLKLAATTDAPEATRVAALEALATWDKTPALDLVDGRYEPFKTGDTAPATKEAVTRAIASLKHDASDAIAVAAADVAAAFGIAADPKELATEATDTAAKPAARIRSLKLLRNADAKAFREIASRLLKSDEPTLRSAAAELLAAQWPHEVVEYIISAVSTSKDNAERQNAVNLLLLVKNDAKAKQYLTDLLAASIEKPDGPILLELLDVADALKMKAAKTLRAKLDKTAPHLASLEGGNAATGQKVFTGHLAAQCLACHRIGPEGSNVGPELTHIGAKGRDYLLESIVDPGAKLAPGFGMMTATLKDGTALAGALKEETADSLTLILPDGTAKKITLAEIASRTTPVSTMPPMAAILTPREIRDVVEYLSTLK; encoded by the coding sequence ATGTCCCCGCGCCACCTGATCCTGTTCCTGCCCGGCATCGCCCTCGCCGCTCCGGAGACCTTTCCCGCCGCCAATGGCCTGACGCGCACGCTCGTCGCGAAGGAGCCGCTGCTGAAAAACCCGGTGTCCGTCACCGTGGATGTGGACGGCACCGTCTATGTCACGGAAACCGCCCGCCGGAAGGCCGCGGACCTGGACATCCGCGAGTTCACCCAGTGGATCACCGATGACCTTTCCCACACCTCCGTGGAGCAGAAGCAGGCGTTTTTCCGCAAGCAGCTCGACGGGAAAAATTTCCAGGACCACGTGTCGCTGAAGGACCACAACAAGGACGGCGTGGTGGACGCGAAGGACCTCACCGCCATCAGCGAGAAGATCATCAAATTCACCGACAAGGACGGCGACGGCGTGATGGATTCGTCCGAGACTTTCGCGGAGGATTTCAACACGGAGGTCACTGGCATCGCCGCGGGCGTGTTCGCCTGGCGCGGGGATGTCTACAGCACCATCGCCCCGGATGTGTGGAAGCTCCGCGACACGGACGGCGATGGTAAGGCGGACAAGCGCGAGTCTATCGCCCACGGCTTCGGCCTGCACATCGCCTACGCCGGGCACGACATGCACGGCCTGACCTGGGGACCGGACGGAAAGCTCTACTGGTCCATCGGTGACAAGGGCACCAACGTGATGTCAAAGGAAGGGAAACGCTGGTCCGCCCCGCATGAGGGTGCGGTGCTGCGCTGCAACCCGGACGGCACGGAGTTCGAAATCTACGCCCGCGGCCTGCGCAACTGCCAGGAGTTCGCCTTCGACGACCACGGCAACATGTTCGGCGTGGACAATGACGCGGACATGAAGGGCGAGCGCGAGCGGTTCGTCTACATCACGGAAGGCTCCGACACCGGCTGGCGTTGCTACTACCAATACCGTAAATCCGGTGAATACCAGCCGTGGCTCGCGGAGTCCATCGCCATCCCCACCGGGCCGTTCCAGCCCGCCTACATCACCCCCACGCTCGCCAGCTACGGCGACGGCCCCGCCGGATTCGCCTACAATCCCGGCACCGCCCTCAGCGACCGCTACAAGGGTTCCTTCTTCACCAGCGAGTTCCCGAAGGGGGAGATCCAGGCGTTCAAGGTGGAGGAAAACGGAGCCTCCTTCCGCATGACGGACGCCCACACGGTGGTGAAGGGTCCCATGATCATCGGCATCAACTTCGGCCCGGACGGCGCACTCTACGGCGCGGACTGGGCGGGCGGCTACCCGCTCAAGGAAAAGGGCGCGGTCTGGAAGCTGGATGACACCACCGTGAAGGACAGCGCCATCCGCAAGGAAGTCGCCGCCTTCCTCAAGGCGGGACCATCCGACGTCACCACGCCGGATCTCGTCAAGCGCCTCTCCCATGCCGACCAGCGTGTGCGACTGGATGCCCAGTGGGAGCTGGCGAAACGCAAGGCCATCCCGGAACTGAAGGCCGTCGCAAACAACGCGGATTCGCCGCGCATCGCCGTCATCCACGCGCTGTGGGGGCTGGCGCAGACGAAGACCTTCGACGCCGCCATTTTCAAAACCCTCGCCACGGGCAAGGATGCCGAACTCCGCGCCCAAGCCGCGAAATGGGCCGGTGAATCCGCTCAGGAAGCCCAGCCCCTCCTGACGGAACTCCTCAAGGATTCTTCCTCCCGTGTTCGCGCCTTTTCCGCGAACGCCATCGGCAAGCTGAAAATGGACGCCGCGCTGGATGCCGTGGTCGCCATGCTTGCGGAAAACGATGGCCGTGACGTCTATCTCCGCCAAGCCGGGGTGATGGCCCTTTCCGGCATGGATCCGGACAAGGTCGCCGCGAAGACCCTCACCCACGCCTCCACCGCCGTCCGGGTGGCCGCCGCGGTCGCCTTCCGCCGCACTTCCTCCCCGCATGCCGCCGGCCTGCTGGGGGACAAGGAAGCCGCCGTCGCCAGCGAGGCCGCGCGCGCCATCTACGATGAACCTGGTATTTCCGCCGCGATGCCAGCGCTGGCCGCCCTCATCTCCACGAACCCGGCGGCGGAAGCCCCCGCAGCCCGCCGTTCCATCGCCGCCAACCGCCGCCTGGCGGATGCTGCGTCCGCGGAGCGCCTGTTGAAACTGGCCGCCACCACGGATGCGCCGGAAGCAACCCGCGTCGCCGCGCTGGAGGCGCTCGCCACATGGGACAAGACACCCGCGCTCGATCTGGTCGATGGCCGCTACGAGCCGTTCAAGACGGGTGACACCGCGCCCGCCACCAAGGAAGCCGTCACCCGCGCCATCGCCTCCCTGAAGCATGACGCGTCCGATGCCATCGCCGTGGCCGCAGCCGATGTCGCCGCCGCCTTTGGCATCGCCGCGGACCCGAAGGAACTCGCCACCGAAGCGACCGATACAGCCGCCAAGCCCGCCGCCCGCATCCGCTCGCTCAAGCTGCTCCGCAACGCGGATGCGAAAGCTTTCCGGGAAATCGCCTCCCGACTCCTCAAGAGCGATGAACCCACCCTCCGCTCCGCCGCTGCCGAGCTGCTCGCCGCGCAGTGGCCGCATGAAGTCGTGGAATACATCATCTCCGCCGTCTCCACCTCGAAGGACAACGCGGAGCGCCAGAACGCGGTGAACCTGCTCCTGCTGGTGAAGAATGACGCGAAGGCGAAACAATACCTCACCGACCTGCTCGCCGCCTCCATCGAAAAACCGGACGGCCCCATCCTCCTCGAACTGCTGGACGTCGCGGACGCGCTCAAGATGAAGGCCGCAAAAACCCTGCGGGCGAAGCTCGACAAAACCGCCCCCCATCTCGCCTCGCTGGAGGGTGGTAACGCCGCCACCGGGCAAAAGGTCTTCACCGGCCACCTCGCCGCCCAATGCCTGGCCTGCCACCGCATCGGCCCGGAGGGCAGCAACGTCGGCCCCGAACTCACCCACATCGGAGCGAAGGGACGCGACTACCTCTTGGAATCCATCGTCGATCCCGGAGCAAAACTGGCCCCCGGCTTCGGCATGATGACCGCCACCCTCAAGGACGGCACCGCCCTCGCCGGTGCGCTGAAGGAGGAAACGGCGGACTCCCTCACCCTCATCCTGCCGGACGGCACCGCGAAAAAAATCACCCTCGCGGAAATCGCCAGCCGCACCACCCCAGTCAGTACCATGCCGCCGATGGCAGCCATCCTCACCCCGCGTGAGATCCGTGATGTGGTGGAATACCTTTCCACCTTGAAGTGA
- a CDS encoding sulfatase-like hydrolase/transferase: protein MKSVSRFSLLLAGMITVAQAAQKNVLLIAVDDLKPLIGAYGDPIAKTPNIDRLASRGLLFEHAYTNQALCAPSRNALLTGIRPDTLGIYNLEVNFRNAAPDAVTLPQQFIKHGYRAEAIGKLYHTGQGNHDDVKSWSVPHTRPQAPTFALEENQPVRTGNEKPGQRVRGAAYESADVADDFYADGQIAKETVARLEAAKGREGTPFFIGAGFQKPHLPFVAPKKYWDLYDPAQLKLAEFQEAPAGVPEPAFRKNTELRSYKGREDADSLSQDEQRKLLHGYYASVSYTDAQIGKLLDALDRLGLTDNTIVVLWGDHGWHLGDHGLWAKMTNFEQATRIPFIISAPGVTKPGGKTAALAQSVDLYPTLLELAEVPAPDTTPKLEGKSLVSVLKDPSAKVHDSVTQVVPRQGYIGRSIRTASHRFVEWKKPGGETLHELYDYAKDPQEKKNLVDEQPETVAELKKELAKYPEPKPQVVVKAAAEAEAPKQGGQDRARLFKNRDKDGDGKLTTEEFLANQKDEAAAKERLKKFDKDGDGILTREEFIKAGK, encoded by the coding sequence ATGAAATCCGTTTCCAGATTCTCACTCCTGCTCGCCGGGATGATCACCGTCGCCCAGGCGGCGCAGAAAAACGTCCTGCTCATCGCCGTGGATGATCTGAAGCCGTTGATCGGAGCCTATGGCGACCCGATCGCGAAGACACCGAACATCGACCGTCTCGCTTCCCGAGGCCTGTTGTTCGAGCACGCCTACACGAACCAGGCGCTGTGCGCGCCGTCCCGCAACGCGCTGCTCACCGGCATCCGCCCGGACACGCTGGGGATCTACAATCTGGAAGTGAACTTCCGCAATGCGGCTCCGGACGCGGTCACGCTGCCGCAGCAGTTCATCAAGCACGGCTACCGCGCGGAGGCGATCGGCAAGCTCTACCACACCGGGCAGGGCAACCATGACGACGTGAAATCCTGGAGCGTGCCACACACCCGGCCGCAGGCACCGACCTTCGCGCTGGAGGAGAACCAACCGGTGCGCACCGGAAATGAAAAGCCCGGCCAGCGGGTGCGTGGGGCGGCCTATGAGTCCGCGGATGTGGCGGATGATTTCTACGCCGACGGCCAGATTGCGAAGGAAACGGTGGCACGTCTGGAGGCCGCGAAGGGCCGGGAGGGCACGCCGTTTTTCATCGGCGCGGGCTTCCAGAAGCCACACCTGCCATTCGTGGCTCCGAAGAAATACTGGGACCTCTATGACCCGGCGCAACTGAAGCTGGCGGAGTTCCAGGAGGCCCCGGCCGGTGTGCCGGAACCCGCCTTCCGGAAGAACACGGAGCTGCGCAGCTACAAGGGCCGGGAGGACGCGGACAGCCTTTCGCAGGATGAACAGCGGAAGCTGCTGCACGGCTACTATGCGTCGGTGAGCTACACGGACGCGCAGATCGGCAAGCTGCTTGACGCGCTGGACCGGCTGGGCCTGACGGACAACACCATCGTCGTGCTGTGGGGGGATCATGGCTGGCACCTGGGCGACCATGGCCTGTGGGCGAAGATGACCAACTTCGAGCAGGCGACCCGCATCCCCTTCATCATCTCCGCTCCGGGCGTGACGAAGCCGGGTGGAAAGACCGCGGCGCTGGCGCAGTCCGTGGACCTCTACCCGACGCTGCTGGAGCTCGCGGAGGTGCCCGCCCCGGACACCACGCCGAAGCTGGAGGGCAAGAGCCTGGTTTCCGTGCTGAAGGATCCATCGGCAAAGGTGCATGACAGCGTCACGCAGGTGGTCCCGCGCCAAGGCTACATCGGCCGCTCCATTCGCACCGCCAGCCATCGATTCGTAGAGTGGAAGAAGCCCGGCGGGGAGACGTTGCACGAACTCTACGACTACGCGAAGGACCCGCAGGAGAAGAAGAACCTGGTGGACGAACAGCCGGAAACCGTGGCCGAACTGAAAAAGGAACTGGCGAAGTATCCGGAACCGAAACCACAGGTGGTCGTGAAAGCCGCTGCCGAAGCCGAGGCTCCGAAGCAGGGCGGCCAGGATCGCGCGCGGCTTTTCAAAAACCGCGACAAGGACGGCGACGGAAAGCTGACAACCGAGGAGTTCCTCGCGAACCAGAAGGATGAAGCCGCCGCGAAGGAACGCCTGAAGAAGTTCGACAAGGACGGCGACGGCATCCTCACCCGCGAGGAGTTCATCAAAGCGGGCAAGTGA
- a CDS encoding type II toxin-antitoxin system death-on-curing family toxin, translating into MVEPFFLELEQVAAIHQRSLSEHGGSAGVRDHGGLEAAVMQPRNVFHYLGGDLFDISAAYAYHIAEAQACIDGNKRTAIASALIFLEINGVDTTAIDPMELYQPMIDVSAHLLDREGLANLFRRLFS; encoded by the coding sequence ATGGTGGAACCTTTCTTCCTGGAGCTGGAACAGGTCGCCGCGATCCACCAGCGTTCCTTGTCGGAGCACGGCGGCAGCGCGGGAGTGCGTGATCACGGAGGATTGGAGGCCGCGGTGATGCAACCGCGGAATGTCTTCCATTATCTGGGTGGCGACTTGTTCGATATTTCGGCGGCTTACGCCTATCACATAGCGGAAGCCCAAGCCTGCATTGATGGTAACAAAAGGACCGCCATCGCCAGTGCCTTGATCTTCTTGGAAATCAATGGTGTGGACACAACGGCGATTGATCCCATGGAACTGTATCAGCCGATGATCGACGTATCCGCCCATCTTCTTGACCGGGAAGGGCTGGCAAACCTGTTTCGCCGACTCTTCTCCTGA